One Pangasianodon hypophthalmus isolate fPanHyp1 chromosome 7, fPanHyp1.pri, whole genome shotgun sequence genomic window, CTCTGCCTAGCTACACTCCGaggcctctctctctttatagAGGACATTTTGTTTGGTGTACTATCACGGATAGTTCTTGAAAGGCCACTCCTCACAGGGAATGCTGGGTAATGGTTGAATGGAGAGTTGGGGTAACCGGAAATCGCAGGAGGAGATTTCAAAGCTTCTTCGGCTATGAGCTCCTCAAAAAAGGGGTTCCTTTGCAGTCGTGTGAGGAAAGGGTTGGTAGGGGAGATGCAGGGTGGTGGCGGTGAGGGATGGGAGAATGGATTAGTGTGAGGGCCAACAGGAGAGGATGACATGTGGCTAGTAGCAGAAACTAGAGGAAGAGAGCGTGGTGGTAGCGTGGGGTtgcagggagggagggaagcgGATGTTTCTGGGCTGCTTTCTACTTTAGGAGGAACTCCCAGCCTGTGGAGGGAAGGCACAAGTAGTCCTCTTAGTCATATCCATGAGTATTAGGGCCATAACTGCTGCTAAAGGGATTTATAAAAAGATTTTCtctataagacaaaaaaacttcaTATAAGTGAAACATAATTTAAAGGCTTTAGGTTTAGATAGGTTCATGGAGTTGACTACTTTTTTTGGCATGTTGTGACATGGCATGATTTAGACCGTCTCtttgaatgaattaatcagtactaaaaaatctgaattattcTGCATTAAAAATGTCCATTCCTGTTACATAAAATGCTGAGAACATGGTGGAAAAACCTTACAGTCTAAAACTGCTGATTAGTTTAAATGAAATGGAAGCTTAAGCTATAACGAAACAGTAAAAATGTGTCCAGTCTCCATAAAACATGCTATTACTCACGAAAAAACTATTTAGCCAcataaaatcaaaatacattaaaaaacaagGGAGAAATTTAACCAAGAGAGTAATAAACCTTCTAAAATATGTGCATGCACAAACAATACAAATTTATAATAAAGTACAAAGCAGTATCCATAATGGATGCTTTCTTCTGCAAAAATACATAACTGAAAATGATTGCAGGCTTGCAGCATTTGATGAATGAGACATGGTAACCATGTATGAATACTCACAGAGAACAGAGATTCATAGAAAGCACTACCATAGTCAGGTAGTCTATATTTTTGGATTCTGTGTAACTTAAGTGCTTAAGCGCTGTCACTCACCTTGGCTTGTTTTGGGTGTCACTGGAGCCGAACCAGCCACGCAGACGTCCCTCCTGACCCTGCTCAGGTTTGGCTGGGAGAGAGTCACTCCTCCCGCTGGAGAACAGGGTCTTCCTCAGCTTCTTCCCTTTATCTGAGACATCTGTAGTGGAAGAAGCCATCATCAGGGGGGCAGTGGCATGCACTGGCTTCCCCTCTGAGGTGGTGACTTCCACCATTGGGGCTGAGAAGCCCTCAGCCTCTCCCTCAAGCTCCTTTTTGCTCTTGTCAATGGAGCTACGCCTCTGTGTGTCTTCACTGCGGCGGGTAAGATTCTGCAGCGAGCGTGATAAAGGAGAGCATTTCTCTAGTAGCGTGCGCTTGATCGGCAGACTCCCAGGTCCTTTGGAGTAGATAGGCTCAGAGTAAACATGGCTGCCATTGATGCAGAGGGTGGACTTAGAGAGCAGCATGTTCTGGCCTTTTACACTCTCTACAGCCGTACTGGGACGTGAGGCAACTGTGATCTTACTGGCCTCATCACTATGTGCCCGCTTGTGGGTCATCACTTTAGGATCCGTGAATACTATATGGACAGACCGAGAAAGcaataaagaaagacagaaagagtcaACAGTGGATGAGCTGAAGCACAAAGAGCACACATATATATCTTACTATCTCACAATTTTGTTCCATACACCTGAGAGAAAATATAGCAAAGTTTTCAACCTAAAAAACAAAACGAGTACACTAACAGAAAATCATTAACATAttttaatgcagtaaataaaacTCTTATGCTAAAGGTTGTCAAAATCTAGACCAAATCAGCTCAAATGAACCTCACAATCTTGCTAACTATCTTCTTCCCAATGtatacatttaagaaaaaaaaatttaacttgaTTTAGTACTACTAAATTGATTGGATATCTTGGACTTGCATTTATGTGATCAACAAATTGCTTTTTATTGCTTATATTAGTCTTGCCTATTTCTCCACAGCACCAGAATTCCAAATGCCTGGTGTGCCCAATCCTTATCACTGGTGGTCCCTATCATACATATTATGAGTAAACATGCTTAACGCTTTTGTTATATCTCTGCTTTCGATTTTGTCCTTGAGAAGGATTAGCGATAGATCAATGGATATATTCTggtgttttgtctgtgtttttctatCTCCCCCTCCCCATCTCGGATGTGGTTAGGATACCCTAGAAGAGAAGCGAATTTGATGCTGTTATTGGCAGATTAAAAATGATGTCTTTTGTCAACACTAAAGTCTAAATACCAGATACagaatatttgatattttctaGTTACCAGATTTTTTACAGATCAATTGTAGAGACTGTTACTGCCTAGACTGCTACTACCTAGGTTACTTGGGGCTGCCCCACTGCACCTACAAAATCATGCTGCCCCCCAAATTAACAGCACTGAAAAAACCTGACCCGTCACCAAACTAATCTGCTCACCCTTCTTAGTTATCAGTTTTAAAAAGCTAACAAATTATCAATCTGTTCTCAAGGTGTCCTACCCTTTACTCCCCCGTCTGAGTCAGTGCGGAAAGGCTCCATGACTCTGCTGCTGTAGACAGGTGTGCTGCATAGCTCTACAGGAACAAAAGGATCCCCTGCTGATGACGCCATGCTGCTCTCTGAGGCCAATGATGAACAGGAGCGTGTGTCTGAGTTCTTTCGCAACTTCCCCTTCAGAAAGAAGCCCTTCACCTTGCTCTTGCCTTCATCAGTACACTCCTCCTGAACTGAGTCCCTCCCCCCACCATCCTCCTGGAAGGACTGACTCGTTGAGCTTGACAGAGCGGCATAGCGACCAGGGAGGATGGCCGAGGAGGACTCCATGTCTCCTCTTTTCTTGCCTGTGACACGATCCTTCAACTTGCCAAAGGCTGAGCGTGGCTTGTCCTGGATGGTCAGATCATACATGCTGGCTGTCATGTTATTGCGAGTGAACTGGATGGTAAGCTGCAGCTCTCCTCGTTCCTTCTCCTTCCTCCCAGCTTTAGAGTGCAACTTTAGCCACCTGTAccagaaacacagaacacacacttcagGACACACTCTGCATGTAATATTCCTTATGTAATATAAAGTGCCTTCAGAAAGTATTCCTATCCCTTCACTTTTTCTATTTTGaagctgtttttgttgttacagACTTACTCCAACACGGATGAAATTAATCTTTTCCATACAGAAAACAGTCTTTCCTCACAGCTCGCTAGTGAGTtcaagttactgtctgtgccgaggtttgcatgttctccccttgtctgcatgggtttcctccaggttctccagtttcctcctacctccctgTAGTtggattagctatgctaaatgacacctaggtgtgaatgagtgtatgaatgtgtgtgtgtatgggtgtattcccgcctcacacccagtgttcctagagtaggcttcagatccactgcgaccctgaccacaataaagcagttactgaagatgaatgaatgaataaaatatgctGTATTTAAAAATTAGCATAACAAGCTTTCACCAGTTAACCTTTGTAAatgtcacatttaaataaatgttcagaGCAGAACTTTACTGGAACTTAACTGAAGAATCTTATCTTGGCAGTGATTACAGCCTCACATCTTCCTGTGTGTGATACTACAAGTTTGGTTCACCTGGATTTGGAGATCTTCTCTCATTCCTGTCTGGAGAACTTCTCAAGCTCTATCAAACTGGATGCAGAACAATGCTGTTATTTTCAGGActttccaaaggtgttcaactGGGTTCAAGTCTGGACTCTGTCTGGGTCACCTAAGGCTTCGTTCTGGCTTGGCATTCAGACCAAAGCATtcaatcttggtttcatcaatTCATAGGATGTTGTTTCTCATGACCTGAGAGTCCTTCAGGTGCCTTTTGGTAAAAACCTTTCACACAGGTttggcttctgtctagccactctACAATTAAGGCCCAATTGGTTGTACTGCAGAGACTGCTATCCTTCTGATAAATTCTCCCATCACCACACAGGACCTCTGGGTTTCAGTCACAGTGACCTTCATGGTTTTTGGTTACTTCTCTGACTAAAGCCTTCCTTTCCTGTTTGCTTGGCTGGAGCTATAGAAAACGTCTCAGTGGTTCTGAACCTTTTTGTGTAACAGCCACTATATTCAGAGAGACTGTCAAGGCTGTAGAAATTTTTCAATACTTTTTCCCCAGATCTTTGCCTcaacacaatcctgtctctgtgtTCTATGAACAATTCCTTTGACCTTATGACTTATTTTTTGCTTTGATATGAACCATCATGTTTGaaaagacatatatatatatatatatatatatatatatatatatatagagagagagagagagagagatgtttttaACTATTTTGTTTAGTGTGCTTTTCCCTACAAACCAGTAAGAAGGATGTCTGCACTTAACAAACTCACCTAAAAGTGTTCCATGTACTAATCTTCAAGATCCTCTAGATTAGGATCTGTACACAATAAATACTtctcagtatacagtatacacgaTTGAAGACACAGCTTATGACAACAACCATGATAATGTTGAACACTTTTAAAGAGAAGCTAACAGAGCTGTTCCACATTTGTATGATGTCTCCAGGCCGCTCCACAGTGGAAAATATGAATTGCAGAATTGctgaaacattttacatgtCAACAGTGAAACCTGCTGGCCAGTGTGTTCGACTCTGACCTGCTCCCTAGGAGACAACATATAGCATCAAGTAAAATGCTGGCCTAAAGCAACAGAAGCATGAGAACTCTTGTAGGAGACAAGCATAAATCATAGCTCTGTCCAGATAGAGGAAAATGGCCGATGACACACTGAATTTGTACAGCAATGTGCCTTTGTTCAAAAGAGGAGCAGTGTTCCAAGTATTTCCTCCACTTCCGGTCTCACACAGAGCTCCTCAAAGGAGCACAAATCACACACGTGCACAGGCCAACACAAATGAcaagagtgagtgtgagtgagagaaagagaaaaagaggggtGGGTGCTGTTCTGAACGAAATTAAAGCCAGATGTTTGCATTGTTTCTGCACTCCTACACCACTGTCTGCTGACTGAGGATAGGGTTGGATCTTCCCCTTGTGTCCCTACACGTGACTTAGATAGTCAGGAACAATGCAGGCCCTGACAGCCACGACAGAGGAACCGACAGTCTGTTTTCTTGACTTAACTATAAACACAGCAGATGCTTTCACAATAGCTAAAGCGGCACAGTCGGAtataacagaaatattacaTCATCACTTTGAAGAGCTCAGACATGCAAATGTGGATAAGTGTCTGGACAGTAACTGACAGTGTTAGGTATGTGCTTGCTACTTTCCAAAAACACAAAAGTGGCATTTTAAGGCAGTGTAAAATAGTAATTCAtcctttcattcatcttcagtaaccggttatccaggtcagggtgacggtggatctggagtctatcccgggaccagtgatgggatgccagtccatgaCAAGgcaccttgcacacacacattcacacactcattcacacccatTCAAGAAAAGATATCCAATCCACTTATCGGATAATTTTCGTGAGAATACCGGAGAACCGAAAGGAAACTccccacagacagtaacccaagctcaggattgaccAGGGACCCAGGAAGTGGTGAGGCGGCAATGATACCTGCTGCCCTGACATGATATTATTAAGTAATATTAATTTTCCTCACCCACACATGCATgatgatgttaaaaatgaaaggtGTTTACGAGGAGATTACGGAAGTGATATTAGGTATTTTATACTGATGAATTGTGCATAATATGTCCAGGGGTCAGCTTTGATTTCGCAGTGTCTTTAAGGCTGATACAAAGGTTTGTTTTAAGTATCAGAAAACCagtagaaatacagaaaaaaaggatctgaaataaaacatggaGCATGACAATGTTATTGTAgccttattttgtttttaaaggctTTAGCCAAGAGGCCTCGGTGCCATAGACTTCCTTGTCTTTCCAAAAATAAAGCTCAGTCATCTTGACTgagaagagaaaaacaacacTGCAAATATGGCCATATCAAAATGACTGTCATAACTGCACATATACAAAATGAACTGATTGAGAGATAAAATGACTTAAGAAACCAGATTCATGGTCTTGCATGCTGCTATGCAGGGGAACATGCAGGTGCATGTTTAGTGATTGCTTGATGCTGTAATGTTCCCAGAACACACTGGCACAGCCCCTGCTGAGGCCGGCACTGCGCCAGCACACAGCCGTCTGACATACACTCGATTTTGTCTGAACTGTGCTGCTACTCTGCCCATTCCGGACCTTATCATCTGTGAGTCATATGGAAATAGAGACAGGGCTTATTGCCAGTTGTTGCTGGTTTTGCACCTTCCTTTCCTCATAAGCATCTGTCCAGCTGTGATCAGACAAGTGTATCAGCTTAGCAACAAGAAGCAAAAACAAAGCTCTGCTTTATATATGCAAGTTTTTCTTCTAGCTTTCGTACtttagtaattagtaatgaaAAGGAATAGCAAAGGTGGCAAGAGCAGAACAGCAGTTACAGGACAAATCTGCATTTGCAGTATATCTGGTTTGTTCCTTGATTTAAAGTGAATGTGCACATAATGACATAACTGCTGTATGGTTGAAAAATGGCTCTCTGTCTGCTTGatactattatttaaataaactagtCTGAAAGCTCTGAATAAGGTACCAAACCTCTCAGAAATGTGATTAGAGGTCAGAGTTGGGGTGACTGGTCTTATTTGTGGAGTGGCAGCTGTACCACCCATGTGTAAATATGCTAAGAGCAACTGCTGCAACATAAACAGTGTCTGTGATTGGCCTTTACTGCATGTCTCATGTGggaataactgtgtgtgtgtctagaatTAGAGCTAGTTAGCAGTTTGACTAGTTTGCATGTGATTCatacatgcatgtttttctaATTCTTTAGGTCTAATATGCTGCATCATTAAAGTCCAGTGCATTAGGTGCATTAGTAAAGACGTCAGGTCTGTGGAGGTATCTGGAAAGTATGTGTGAGTTATTTCACAACTTACTCGTTCCTAGGACACGTCCCTCCCTGAAACACCTTATCCAAAGGCACAACGGCCTCACCGAGGAACACGTCGAGTCCGATGAGCACGCGGAGCATGACGGTGAGGATGAGATCCCCGCTGCCGGGCGGATGCGCGCCCACACACTCCAGCAGGCCGGGCTGCAGCTCCAGCGAGCACTCCTCATTCCACTCGGGCTCGGCCCCTTTCTCCGCCAGTCCCGTCGTGTACTTCAGCTTCCCCAGCTGGATAACGGTGTACACATAGCGGCTGCCCTGCTTGCCCTTGGTCCGCAGCGCCCTGGCCCGAAGGACGGTCACGTTGACGTGGGTCGGGACCCATCTCTGATCCTCATCGTCCAGGCTGATCAGAGGCATGGCCCAAAAACTAGCAGATGTCCTTAAGCCGCTAATGCACTATCCCGCAGTTATGCGTGTCTGCCAAATCTCTGCATTATCCTCCTCCAGCCAGAGAGAACCGCAGAGCACCGCGTCAGGTTAAAGCCACGGGAACAGGTTAAAGCCTCCCGACGCTCAGAAACACAGCAACAACCTCACGGCACAGTCCTCACTGCTTTTTACATCATCCCAACAGATTACTGTGTTCTGACAGCAGCTCAATCCGGCCcgccctcaaacacacacacacacacacacacacacactctctctcaggcacacacatacacacaaacacacaccctctctctctcacacacacatacacacactaatacacacacaaacacacacacaaacacacaccctctctcacacacacatacacacacacactctctctctctcacacacacacacacacacacagtgtgtaggCCTGCCGTACAACACTACTCTGTAGATTTAAAGTGAAAggcagcagatttttttttttcagtctatcTAGTGCAGGGTCAGTAATTTTTGTCGACGAAACCTAAGACAACCTAAGACTGAAACCTAACATTGAAACCTGTGCAGTCCATCCTTTTCAGTTcctcaacaaacacacaacacatttggttcctttttggttattttttggGGGGAACCATTTTTAACGTTCTGAGAACGTTCCATTTTGGTTAACAAAAGCAGCTGTtccaaaacaatgtttttattatgtttatacgACAACCAACAAGTAACGTTCACCAAAGGTTGCTTTTGAGTACTTCTTTTGTAACCACAAACTAACGTTCCTGTAAAATTCTCTTAAGAGAcgtaaaagtttgtggacacctgaccatatgtTGGTgatcccaaactgttgccacaaaattgtataggatgtctctgtatgctgtagcattacgagtttccttcactggaactaagaggccaaacccagttccagcatgacagtgccccagtgcacaaagtgagctccatgaagacatggtttgccaaggttaacGTGAGTCCTGACCTCctccccactgaacacctttgtggtGAACTGGAACAGCAACTTTGTGCCACATCTTCTTGCTAGACATGATTGCCCATCCTCTTGTGCTCTTCcggctgaatgagcaaaaatccctactgccatgctccaaaatctagtgaaaagttttcttagaagagtggaggctgttacagcagcaaagggggaacaatTCAACATTAAtggccatggttttggaatgggatgttcaatgaTCAGGTGTTCAcgtacctttggccatatagtacaAATATGTAGAAAGTTAAATAGATCACATTATTAGTCCCAGAGGGAAATCTATGAAAAGTAGAAGTAGTTAATAATTtctaagtaattaattaatcaactcATAGTTTACAATATAAAATAGTATGTGTTCTTtgttgctacttttaaaatatttattagcCACCAAGTCCAACAAACGATacatttatcttaaaaaaaaaaacaaaaaaaacaaacttgttGCTAAACTGTATACAACCAGTTGTAGGGTTGCCATCAGTACAGCAGATGCCTTTGTAGTGTTTCTCCACATTGCTTAAAACAGAATCAACTTCTGTGAGGAACCATTTCCGTTTTGAGAAAACACTTCTGTTGTCACATCCCTAAAGTTTGCTGCgttgttgaatttttttgtgttgtgatAATGTAGTGGTGTTGTGGATCTCTTGTATTTGtcagtttattttgtgttttctgattttcttttgtgttgtggTAATTGTATAGTGTTGTTTGTCTCTGCAAGTGTATAATTACTAACAGCAGCACATCTGTTCCTGTAAACAATTTGTCAGTACCCCTACCCTACCAATGTGTTTCAAAGAGACCACCATAGGATCAGTACTGACCCTGCTATAGTGGAGTGTGAACACACAGTGCTTGAAATCACAGCAACACAGGAGCAGCTGATACGTTAGTACCAGCACTagcctacacatacacactaccatgtcaCAGAGTCCTGAGAATGATCCATCACCCAAATAATCTTGTCCATAGTGATCGTACCCCTGATGGACAGGATATAGGGAGGCTGACAAAGCGTACAGAGAGAAACGGGCTACAGTCACTCATTTTAAGCCTACAAAGTGATCTTAACTTGGTGTGAATAATAAACTGgcacctgactgtatattagtAATAGAGGGAGTGGGGTCACACTCTGTAACACTTTCAATTTCTATATCAGCAACAAGCTAGAAATTCACACTGCACATGTTCAGTATCATCCTCTGGCTGCCTCCAAAAGAACAGCAACTTAACTGCAGCTCTGTAGAGTTTATCACCAACCGTTACATTTTGAGGTCTGCAGAACTGGAtgcaaatgaaaccaaaataggCTAGTTCTGAGCATAGTCATGTTAACTGATAGTTGACAGTGATAAGCTGGGTAGCTAACATATCAGATTTCAAGATGGTTGACAGTGTGGGTTTAGTTGGAATAGTGGTACCAGCacaagttgttgttgttgttccttttTCACTgatcccgttaggggtcaccacagcggatcactggtccgcgtatttgatttggtacAGTTTTTATGTCG contains:
- the LOC113529323 gene encoding rab11 family-interacting protein 5 isoform X2, with the protein product MPLISLDDEDQRWVPTHVNVTVLRARALRTKGKQGSRYVYTVIQLGKLKYTTGLAEKGAEPEWNEECSLELQPGLLECVGAHPPGSGDLILTVMLRVLIGLDVFLGEAVVPLDKVFQGGTCPRNEWLKLHSKAGRKEKERGELQLTIQFTRNNMTASMYDLTIQDKPRSAFGKLKDRVTGKKRGDMESSSAILPGRYAALSSSTSQSFQEDGGGRDSVQEECTDEGKSKVKGFFLKGKLRKNSDTRSCSSLASESSMASSAGDPFVPVELCSTPVYSSRVMEPFRTDSDGGVKVFTDPKVMTHKRAHSDEASKITVASRPSTAVESVKGQNMLLSKSTLCINGSHVYSEPIYSKGPGSLPIKRTLLEKCSPLSRSLQNLTRRSEDTQRRSSIDKSKKELEGEAEGFSAPMVEVTTSEGKPVHATAPLMMASSTTDVSDKGKKLRKTLFSSGRSDSLPAKPEQGQEGRLRGWFGSSDTQNKPSPHPVKPLTSTAVPGEKKSVLEKLRSSIHPGRSTQQSIAEPEKPQVCMSEAHTYYQTLSNMELIALLLQQEMDAERQRAESELQATLLEKREAELKKLKVQVRDLEDYIDKLLVRIMEQTPTLLQVRGRPK